The following is a genomic window from Elaeis guineensis isolate ETL-2024a chromosome 10, EG11, whole genome shotgun sequence.
atttaaatttagatattaagtttatttaataaaaaattttgatttttgttgtCCAAAATTTGATTCGACTAACATGGTGGCTATGCTTCCTATCTCGATTTCCATCCCTAATTTGATCTGTCCCTATCTACTATATTATCCGTAGTTGAGACTTAGAGCATATAAATGCACCATATTATCATTGGTTGAGACAATAAAATAGTGTTTTGTTGCCAAATAAGGCTTAGGAGGGAGGGATATCTCTCTGACAAAAAATTGAGGATATCCCCTTACAGAGATATTCTGCACTTATTCTGTAACCGAACACCGTCCGAAGTCCAATATCTGGCTCCTAACCTTGggtttagagtttaggttatgccATCATATCATAAGCCAAAAGAAGTCGATTTGCTTGGATACATCCCACCTTTTGAACAGAATATTTTTCATGCTCGGTCCAACCGGGCCAAGCTAGTACATAACAGTTTGAAGGATCCCATGGTACTATGTAATTAATATATATcacaattataatatataaattagTTATGTTTCTCTATCAAAATAAAGAATAGTTAAGCTTGAGTGTAATTAGTAAACTAAATCTCCGCCAGCTTGTCATGCAATAAAAAGGATGGTCATGTATGATAAGTTTATTAGACTTTGATATTTCAAtgtctttttttaaatttatgcaagCACAACTTTATATTATGATACAGTAATAAGGTCAACAATCCAAATGCTGTCATGCTGCAGTGTGAAGATAGAATTCCAAACCATCAGTTTACCTTTTGCACCAAAAAAACCATAAAGTTTAGAAGATTCCGTCACTCCAAAGTCCTAATCTAGTCTTAtctcaatattttttattaaaaattctataAAGAATAATCCAAATCCTGTCAATTACACCAAATCCATTACTCATGGATTGGACTAATAGCATTTAAAAAAGAATTTGCACATCTAAAACCGCAAATTATTTAGCGAAATGCGGACATTTCAGTAATCTAGAAGCTCATTCCCAAGTAACCTATCCATTGTTATGATTAAACTTGTTCAGAGCAGGTGGGCCTCCCCCTGTTTTCAGAGACGTCGAACCCTCACCGGCAAATTCttcttttgaaataaaaaaaaattaaaattaaaattaaaaacgtaaaataaaaaattgataataaaaatattaatataataataaatatataaatatttataaaatataatattgagATCGAAACTatcatatttatacctatatttattttatttaataaataaaaatataaatataaatattaattgaatataaaaatttatataaaaatttattttatatttaaaaataaaaatattaatataaataattaaattttatgattataaaataaaaaataatattaaatatataataataatatattaatatttatatttatattttaaaaaaatatataaattatataaatattaaataaatttataataaaataaaataatatttatatttattatttataaatataaatataaatatagatattagttGAATGTTTGAGATTTAGATAGGAAAAATGAATGATCCACCGTCCCCGGAAACGATTAAAAAAGTCAAAAGAAAATCAACTCCAGcgggtaaagagaagaagatggGGCTGTTTGGGTCTTTTCCTCTGGAGCTTCCCATATTTCCCCTTCCCCCGAAACCCCAAGAAGGGCAAATCCAAATCAAAGCAAAGCCACAAAATCTTGCGAAGGTAAcaccttttttcttctcttgcttAAGATTTTGGGTGAATCTAATGGTTTTCTTCCGTTCCTTTTATTTCAGTTCCGTGTTCGAATTTTCTTTTATTTGTTAGCTTATTGGATCAAGAACGtagatttcttttttcttctttctttttggttGATGCTTCTAGTTGTTCTACTCTGAGCTTATCTGAACCGTTCTTTTATGATGTAATGTTATTTTAGAGCTTAGATGCAGTCTTTATCTAGGGATTCTTGGGAAGCCTGACTTTGATGTTGAGGAATTTGTTCTTGTCTTCTTGCGCAAGAGAGAAGTCCTCTTTTTTGGGTCCGTTTCAGATCTTCTCCTGGTAAATTCTTGGGATCTTGTTTCACCTTGAGCTCTCCTTTCAAGAAAAACATGATTCCTTTGCCTGCTTTCTTATGTAGGTCTTCTTTGTTCTCGTGCTAATTTCTTGTGCATCAAAGAAAGGGATCTCCTTCTTAAGTTGCAAAATTAGAGGGTTTTTTGTTTCCTATAAATTCCATCAATATATCTTCTTTTCACTTATGATCCGTGTCCAAACTCCGGACTTGTTAATTTATGTGGAAAGATAAATACTTAAATATGTATTTCTGCTGGATtgcaaaaaaatcagattttttttgaaaaaaaacttCTTCATGCTGTCACCAATCTGAGATTTTTTTCCCCCTGTAGATTAGCAGTGATGACAGGAGGATAAAGGGATAGATGTTTTTTAGTTGAAAGATTTCTGTCTGTTGAACTGAGATTTGAATAGATCTAGTTTATCTAAAATGGGCTTTCTTCCAATATAAATTGTTGGATTTTTTGCATTTCTTAGTGGTGGAAGGAAGACGAGGGTTGTGCAAAGGAAAAATAGTAAGATGGGTGAAGCACTTACTGGTAGGTACTGGTGCCATGCCTGTTTAGAGGTAGTCCGTCCAGTCATGGAAGTGGAGCTTAAGTGCCCCATTTGTCATGGTGGATTTGTGGAAGAGATGAATGGCAGAGGGGACATAGACACTGCTTCTGATCTTGGATCTGACCAGGGCCTCTCACTGTGGGCTCCACTCTTGCTTGGAATGATGGGACGTTCTTCACGGCGGTCAAGATTCCGAAGGGGAGAGGAAGATGATGACTCAGATCATGAGCTTGAACATTTCCTACGAAGGAGGCGGCGGAACTCTGCCATATTTCAGCTGCTTCAAAGCCTCCGGGATGATATTAGGTCAGAGTCTGACAACCCtgagagggggggagagagagagagggagagggagagggaaggagaaagagaaagagaaaggatgATCATCATCAGTTCTTTTAACCAAGCCATAATTCTTCAAGGAACCTTCGATTCTGACCAAGACTCGGGGAACACTGGTGTTGGTGCTTCATTGGGGGACTACTTTGTGGGGCCTGGTTTAGATCTATTGTTGCAGCATTTGGCAGAGAATGACCCGGACAGATATGGCACACCACCAGCTCAGAAAGAGGCAGTGAATGCTTTGCCTACTGTAAAAATTGAGGAAAGCATGAATTGTTCAGTCTGTTTGGAGGACGTTGTTATTGGAACAGAGGCTAAGGAGATGCCCTGCAAACACAGATTCCATAGTGGGTGTCTATTTCCATGGCTGGAGCTCCATAGTTCATGCCCTGTTTGCAGGTTTCAGCTGCCTGCTGATGAATCAAAGGTTTCAAATGGCTCTAGCAATGGTGATAATAGGGCGGAAGGCAGTGGTGAGGATGGTGGTGATGGGGATGGTGGAGGAAATGGGAATCGATTCTGGCTTCCTGTTCCTTGGCCTTTTAACGGACTGTTTTCGTTGTCAGGGTCTGAGAATGGTGCCAATTCTTCATCAAATTCATCATCATCTGCCTCTGGAAGTGACTTCCATGGTGAGGAGAATTGAACATGTTCACTTAATGGCTTGAGAGTAGTAGAGGATATGCGAGCAGATTCTGGGGTCCAATCTGCTGGGCATTTTATGGTTTGTTGTCATTGTCAATATCGCATAGTGGATGAAGTTCACCCTCGACGACATCCACATCTGGAAATAACTCCCATGTAGATGAGAACTGAAGATGTTTCTTTGGTGCTTATCTTCTTTACTTTCATGCTATCATTCTGTACATAACCTTTTGTTACGTGAATTGGGACAGGTTCCTTcactttagcttttttttttttttccaaagctTCCTGCCTTTGTGTTTGAAGGATGATATCTGTTGTAATGCTATGTTGTCTTTTTAATTTTAAGTGAGTTGAACGAATATAATAAGAGCCAAAAGTTTGGGTCAGGAAGTCAGAGGTTTCTTCTGAAGGATTAGGCTTTTTATTTGATTCTCTGGTATGTGCTTCTGAAGCTGTTATTAATGGAAATTCTAGTTACAGAGATGGTATTCATGTACATGGTTGCTTTCAGAATTGTTTTTGCAGCTCAAATTCATGGATAATTGTAGAAATGTGGATCATGACCCCTAAGTCCTAAGGGTTGTCATGAACGCTGAAGAGCTGTATATGTCATATCAAAAGCATTTTTCAACATCTTGGAGGAACAAATGTTTGAAGAAAGTTTATGATAAGTAATCTTGTCCCAGTGGATCAAATATCAAGGTATGATGAGTTATCATTTATCAatttttgatcttttcttttgcCAATTTGATATTAATGAAAAAAGACTAAACTTGAGCATCTGCTAGAGGATGGTGTGTTCTTGTTATTCAAAATAGTGGGTGGGCGTGGCGGAGACCCACATGCACTATAATCAACCAAGTCCAGATGTTTGAGAATGCATCATCCAAGAATCGAGAAACTCTGGTTACACCATTGGGGTAATCCAAATTCTCAATCACAACttgattggttgcaaagggtaaGTGTGAATTACAAGTTTTCTGGTGTATATAACTGGACTGTATATGTAGCATTGATTCTATTAACATCTGTAACTTTATTTTGGATTAATGGTTGAAATATAGAGTGACAACCGCTATTGCTAGCTGCGACAGGCTGATCTAAACTTCTCATGGACTTGCAGGATTAGATGGTGTTAGAAATGGTCTTCAAATGTATGGGGAGGAGCTGAACTTGTTTAGGGCATGGAGGCTGGGTGACTTGGGCAAACAGCCAAACAAAAAACTTGGTGTGTTGAAGCAGAAGCCTAGTGTTATAATGAAAAAACATTTAGCTCCTGGTGGTATGCTAGTG
Proteins encoded in this region:
- the LOC105052370 gene encoding E3 ubiquitin-protein ligase SIRP1-like isoform X1, encoding MIHRPRKRLKKSKENQLQRVKRRRWGCLGLFLWSFPYFPFPRNPKKGKSKSKQSHKILRSGGRKTRVVQRKNSKMGEALTGRYWCHACLEVVRPVMEVELKCPICHGGFVEEMNGRGDIDTASDLGSDQGLSLWAPLLLGMMGRSSRRSRFRRGEEDDDSDHELEHFLRRRRRNSAIFQLLQSLRDDIRSESDNPERGGEREREREREGERERERMIIISSFNQAIILQGTFDSDQDSGNTGVGASLGDYFVGPGLDLLLQHLAENDPDRYGTPPAQKEAVNALPTVKIEESMNCSVCLEDVVIGTEAKEMPCKHRFHSGCLFPWLELHSSCPVCRFQLPADESKVSNGSSNGDNRAEGSGEDGGDGDGGGNGNRFWLPVPWPFNGLFSLSGSENGANSSSNSSSSASGSDFHGEEN
- the LOC105052370 gene encoding E3 ubiquitin-protein ligase SIRP1-like isoform X2; the protein is MLRNLFLSSCAREKSSFLGPFQIFSCGGRKTRVVQRKNSKMGEALTGRYWCHACLEVVRPVMEVELKCPICHGGFVEEMNGRGDIDTASDLGSDQGLSLWAPLLLGMMGRSSRRSRFRRGEEDDDSDHELEHFLRRRRRNSAIFQLLQSLRDDIRSESDNPERGGEREREREREGERERERMIIISSFNQAIILQGTFDSDQDSGNTGVGASLGDYFVGPGLDLLLQHLAENDPDRYGTPPAQKEAVNALPTVKIEESMNCSVCLEDVVIGTEAKEMPCKHRFHSGCLFPWLELHSSCPVCRFQLPADESKVSNGSSNGDNRAEGSGEDGGDGDGGGNGNRFWLPVPWPFNGLFSLSGSENGANSSSNSSSSASGSDFHGEEN